In Primulina eburnea isolate SZY01 chromosome 5, ASM2296580v1, whole genome shotgun sequence, a single window of DNA contains:
- the LOC140832419 gene encoding uncharacterized protein isoform X3 yields MDLRGNMAPELKDVQNSSWIPTTPAKPDSTTQQPICSDGKEKDIVDASQLYPESYSGFKQCSVTNWLETGRLLNNLPQETQCLAIPTCYNFTNAADDRLVSNTSQANQHTNSQVHEEDLCIYDKFTIKNDIWNNLSFGNLLAVAHAHSLPGAKSNVELNSLPQTLTGEKSIPTMTLCNFHSPTKTNTNSTTVKSVLSPFEPLTPEKLGKAVCESAMSYLSKGEMHIEEDARVDKILSDEVKESQSCATNSTQLPENHKPDKEGAEETDLKKTPNPKPRKKRHRPKVIVEGQPKKSPTAAENQPFSSGTTKVKRKYVRRKGANNLNNTSLEGGKSETDSIKSPPKPSTESPDFSSGTTKVKRKYVRKKGVNHLNNTSLEGVKSEIDSNKSPNSKDTSIEKMKCVRKRGINKPEATKLDEGSIDAANGKFVRLTRNSCRKSLNFDLESQEKDEGSSYCQSSKQDIKSQEENVNAKDGLKATMQCRHKMEVAMEKTDVGVTYESACFTNQVLKDYRSKPERHSPNLLPHANMCPLQDDYTLTVERVATRGKCHIVFSNVTHDKEENSVQVTINPDCRLTSSIPNDSNCSNSKCLNTESNERNYKRQRVDTAVRAEICSTNATGIFYNSLQIQNTYKNGGTPIMHFPVFYNNVRTETGHNTAKCSLQSTMMSSGSPVAAKFRYVSTIDAITEQLNKLDLKADSNQVSARDQSAIVPCHTFYQEQYALVPYQRGGAVIPFDNSCNQVKRRRPRPKVELDGETIRVWQLLLENINSEGIDGDDEEKTKWWEEERRVFSGRADSFIARMHLVQGDRRFSPWKGSVLDSVIGVFLTQNVSDHLSSSAFMSLVAQFPLKSKTNSTELHEERVDIHAMEPEKYVLNPNETSGVNGELLNKEVYSEDSEILHEFEGNENKAVSRVGSSGSSFDGNKPEDSFGVQLADMSKHGPFVPHTSALTKRDSVDALNSQSSVTSSDSSTDSPIVQTTERTSLLSTTEEVTTAGVVPNRFIIPTFVQLLQMAESNCVFREAGNLFDIGGHVQQDSLSVASQKEIQSDDWISPAKSVDSCGESTLSLAPTPGAQESEFFYLSKLYGADSRQRLSPAGSRVSTSSESEFQDSIQKFTGDSSKGRPKLCSPNAQSSSNHQIEINKKIIENQKGQDATEILFQENNCNTEASNNQIYPQNLMNATGSSSHAENSEKSKSMEGRPTMNYPDNHPSKKEHVPKKKRVRIGKVKEDPIDWDSLRKQAEAWGRKREKTHNTMDSVDWEAVRCADVNEIAHTIRERGMNNRLAERIQDFLNRLVREHGSLDLEWLRDIPPDKAKEYLLSVKGLGLKSVECVRLLTLHHLAFPVDTNVGRIAVRLGWVPLQPLPESLQLHLLEMYPMMESIQKYLWPRLCKLDQKILYELHYQMITFGKVFCTKNKPNCNACPMRGECRHFASAFASAVQDLLFQHRRRKVSHLPQKTEKLIKIQQKK; encoded by the exons ATGGATTTACGTGGAAATATGGCTCCAGAATTAAAAGATGTCCAGAATAGTTCTTGGATTCCTACAACCCCAGCAAAGCCCGATTCGACAACACAGCAGCCGATCTGCTCAGATGGGAAAGAAAAAGACATTGTTGATGCTAGTCAGTTGTATCCAGAATCATACTCCGGGTTTAAACAGTGCAGCGTCACAAATTGGCTTGAAACAGGGAGATTATTGAATAATCTTCCGCAAGAAACTCAATGCCTGGCAATACCTACATGTTACAATTTTACAAACGCAGCTGATGATCGTCTGGTTTCCAACACTTCGCAAGCAAATCAACACACAAATTCCCAAGTTCATGAAGAGGATTTATgtatatatgataaatttacTATAAAGAACGACATATGGAACAATCTATCATTTGGAAATCTTTTGGCTGTGGCACATGCTCATAGTTTACCTGGAGCAAAATCCAACGTAGAACTCAACAGCCTACCACAAACGTTAACAG GGGAAAAATCAATACCCACCATGACATTGTGTAATTTTCATTCACCAACCAAGACAAATACAAATTCAACTACGGTCAAGAGTGTATTGTCCCCGTTTGAACCCTTGACACCAGAGAAGCTCGGTAAAGCAGTATGTGAATCTGCTATGTCATACTTAAGCAAAGGTGAAATGCACATAGAAGAAGATGCAAGAGTGGACAAAATTTTGAGTGATGAAGTGAAGGAATCTCAGTCATGTGCAACCAATTCTACACAACTACCAGAGAATCACAAGCCTGACAAGGAAGGGGCAGAGGAAACTGACTTGAAGAAAACACCTAATCctaaaccaagaaagaaaagGCACAGGCCCAAAGTAATAGTAGAAGGCCAGCCCAAAAAATCTCCCACAGCCGCCGAAAACCAGCCTTTTTCTTCAGGCACCACGAAGGTCAAGAGAAAGTATGTTCGAAGAAAAGGAGCCAACAATCTTAATAATACTTCCCTGGAAGGAGGGAAAAGTGAAACTGATTCAATTAAAAGTCCTCCCAAACCAAGTACCGAAAGCCCAGATTTCTCCTCGGGCACCACCAAGGTCAAGAGAAAGTATGTTCGAAAAAAAGGAGTCAATCATCTTAATAATACTTCTCTGGAAGGGGtgaaaagtgaaattgattcaaacAAAAGTCCTAATTCTAAGGATACTTCAATAGAAAAGATGAAGTGTGTGAGAAAAAGGGGAATCAACAAGCCTGAAGCTACCAAATTAGATGAGGGAAGTATTGATGCAGCCAATGGAAAGTTTGTACGGCTTACCAGAAATTCCTGCAGAAAATCTTTAAATTTTGATTTGGAAAGCCAAGAGAAAGACGAAGGTTCCTCATATTGTCAATCTTCAAAACAAGACATCAAATCACAAGAAGAGAACGTCAATGCCAAAGATGGTTTAAAAGCAACTATGCAATGCAGACATAAGATGGAGGTAGCGATGGAGAAAACTGATGTGGGTGTAACCTATGAATCTGCGTGCTTTACAAATCAAGTTTTGAAAGATTACCGGTCAAAACCAGAAAGACATTCCCCGAACCTTTTGCCTCATGCAAATATGTGTCCACTGCAAGATGATTACACTCTCACTGTTGAACGTGTAGCTACAAGAGGAAAATGCCATATAGTATTCTCTAATGTAACACACGACAAAGAAGAAAATTCAGTTCAAGTTACAATAAATCCTGATTGCCGATTGACATCTAGCATTCCTAATGATTCCAATTGCAGCAACAGCAAATGCTTGAATACAGAAAGCAATGAAAGAAACTATAAGAGACAACGAGTGGATACTGCTGTCAGAGCTGAAATCTGCAGCACAAATGCAACTGGCATTTTTTACAATTCCTTGCAGATACAAAACACGTATAAGAATGGCGGCACACCTATCATGCATTTTCCTGTATTTTACAATAATGTGAGGACTGAGACGGGACACAATACAGCAAAATGCAGTTTGCAGTCCACTATGATGTCCTCAG GTTCTCCTGTGGCTGCGAAATTTAGATATGTCTCCACAATTGATGCAATAACTGAGCAACTTAATAAACTTGATCTGAAAGCAGATAGCAACCAAGTATCAGCTCGAGACCAGAGTGCGATTGTACCGTGCCATACGTTTTATCAAGAGCAATATGCCCTTGTTCCATATCAAAGAGGTGGAGCTGTTATCCCTTTCGATAATTCATGTAATCAAGTTAAACGAAGAAGACCACGCCCTAAAGTTGAACTTGACGGTGAGACAATTCGAGTGTGGCAACTTCTATTAGAAAATATAAATAGTGAAGGCATTGATGGAGACGATGAAGAAAAAACAAAATGGTGGGAAGAAGAACGAAGAGTATTCAGTGGAAGAGCAGACTCATTTATTGCACGCATGCATCTTGTCCAAG GAGACAGGCGCTTTTCGCCATGGAAAGGATCAGTATTAGACTCTGTGATTGGCGTATTCCTCACTCAAAATGTTTCAGATCACCTTTCTAG CTCTGCCTTTATGTCTCTTGTTGCGCAATTCCCCCTGAAGTCAAAGACTAACTCTACTGAATTACATGAAGAGAGAGTGGATATACATGCTATGGAGCCTGAAAAATATGTGCTGAATCCCAATGAAACTTCTGGAGTGAATGGAGAGCTGTTAAACAAGGAAGTCTATAGTGAGGATTCTGAGATACTTCACGAATTTGAAGGCAATGAAAACAAAGCAGTGAGTAGAGTCGGGTCCTCAGGTAGCAGTTTTGATGGAAATAAACCTGAAGACAGCTTTGGAGTCCAACTAGCGGATATGTCCAAACATGGCCCATTTGTTCCCCATACATCTGCCTTGACTAAGAGAGACTCAGTTGATGCACTTAATTCTCAGAGTTCTGTGACTTCTTCTGACAGCTCTACGGATTCCCCAATAGTACAAACCACAGAAAGAACTTCGTTACTGAGCACCACTGAGGAAGTGACAACAGCTGGGGTTGTGCCAAATAGGTTCATCATTCCTACTTTTGTACAACTTCTGCAAATGGCCGAATCAAACTGTGTTTTTAGGGAGGCCGGAAATTTGTTTGATATAGGTGGGCACGTGCAACAAGATAGCTTGTCTGTTGCCTCACAAAAAGAAATCCAAAGTGATGATTGGATATCCCCCGCAAAATCTGTTGATTCATGTGGTGAGTCTACTTTGAGTCTAGCACCCACTCCAGGAGCTCAAGAATCAGAATTCTTTTATTTATCCAAGTTGTATGGTGCTGACAGCAGGCAAAGACTTTCCCCTGCAGGAAGCAGAGTGTCAACATCATCAGAATCTGAATTCCAGGACTCAATTCAAAAATTCACTGGTGATAGTTCCAAAGGGAGACCAAAGTTATGCAGTCCAAATGCTCAGTCAAGCAGCAATCATCAAATCGagatcaataaaaaaataattgaaaaccAAAAGGGCCAAGATGCAACAGAGATACTGTTTCAAGAAAATAATTGTAATACAGAGGCATCAAACAATCAAATCTATCCTCAAAATTTGATGAATGCCACAGGTAGTAGCAGCCACGCAGAAAATTCAGAGAAGTCTAAGAGCATGGAAGGTCGCCCAACTATGAATTACCCTGATAATCATCCTAGCAAAAAGGAGCATGTACCCAAAAAGAAAAGAGTACGAATTGGAAAAGTGAAAGAAGACCCGATTGATTGGGATAGCTTGAGAAAACAGGCCGAAGCATGGGGGAGAAAGAGAGAGAAAACACACAACACCATGGACTCAGTGGACTGGGAAGCTGTCAGATGTGCAGATGTTAATGAGATTGCACACACTATTCGAGAAAGGGGTATGAACAATAGACTAGCCGAGAGAATCCAG GACTTCCTCAACCGGCTTGTTAGAGAACATGGAAGCCTTGATCTGGAATGGCTGAGAGATATTCCACCAGATAAAGCGAA AGAGTATCTATTGAGCGTGAAGGGTTTGGGTTTGAAGAGCGTGGAGTGTGTGCGGCTATTGACACTTCACCACCTTGCCTTTCCA GTTGACACAAATGTTGGGCGTATAGCAGTGCGATTAGGGTGGGTACCTCTTCAGCCGTTGCCTGAATCACTTCAGCTGCATCTACTGGAAAT GTACCCAATGATGGAGTCAATTCAGAAATATCTGTGGCCTAGGCTTTGCAAGCTTGATCAAAAAATATT ATATGAGCTGCATTATCAAATGATTACTTTTGGAAAG GTATTTTGCACGAAGAACAAACCAAATTGCAATGCATGTCCAATGAGGGGAGAATGCAGACATTTTGCAAGTGCATTTGCAAG TGCAGTGCAAGACTTGCTCTTCCAGCACCGGAGGAGAAAAGTATCACACTTGCCACAGAAAACAGAGAAGCTAATCAAAATCCAGcaaaaaaaatga